In Parasteatoda tepidariorum isolate YZ-2023 chromosome 2, CAS_Ptep_4.0, whole genome shotgun sequence, one DNA window encodes the following:
- the LOC107442644 gene encoding uncharacterized protein isoform X1 has protein sequence MLSAHQIFRDSKENDLTSVAKDRKLNSADNYKNVGLKISTNINREIKSNPDSVEKSKKMSSRAMKSCPEIDVKNHENVLKDTKKSEDLEEWPEIENMYIYEEPKDEYEDIIPKNERFTRDELYFFYGTSYIGRIDAETEEEENILKFTLDDLTDFYTPPPSPPVPEENLFVDLPLAFIPFPSPLKDWN, from the exons ATGCTGTCGGCTCATCAGATATTCAGAGATTCCAAGGAGAATGATTTGACTTCTGTGGCCAAAGATAGAAAACTAA acTCGgctgataattataaaaatgttggtCTGAAGATATCAACAAATATTAACCGTGAAATAAAGTCAAATCCTGATTctgtagaaaaaagtaaaaaaatgtcttctCGTGCTATGAAAAGTTGTCCAGAAATTGACGTAAAGAATCATGAAAATGTGTTAAAG gaTACTAAGAAATCTGAGGATCTAGAAGAGTGgcctgaaattgaaaatatgtatatttatgagGAACCAAAAG ATGAGTATGAAGATATTATTCCAAAAAATGAAAGGTTCACTAGAGATGAGCTTTATTTCTTCTATGGAACCAGTTATATTGGAAGAATTGATGCTGAGACTGAGGAAGAGGAGAACatactaaaatttactttagatG ATCTAACTGATTTCTATACTCCTCCTCCATCACCACCTGTGCCTGAAGAAAACTTGTTTGTTGACTTACCTCTTGCATTCATTCCCTTTCCAAGTCCTCTTAAAGACtggaattga
- the LOC107442644 gene encoding uncharacterized protein isoform X2, protein MSSRAMKSCPEIDVKNHENVLKDTKKSEDLEEWPEIENMYIYEEPKDEYEDIIPKNERFTRDELYFFYGTSYIGRIDAETEEEENILKFTLDDLTDFYTPPPSPPVPEENLFVDLPLAFIPFPSPLKDWN, encoded by the exons atgtcttctCGTGCTATGAAAAGTTGTCCAGAAATTGACGTAAAGAATCATGAAAATGTGTTAAAG gaTACTAAGAAATCTGAGGATCTAGAAGAGTGgcctgaaattgaaaatatgtatatttatgagGAACCAAAAG ATGAGTATGAAGATATTATTCCAAAAAATGAAAGGTTCACTAGAGATGAGCTTTATTTCTTCTATGGAACCAGTTATATTGGAAGAATTGATGCTGAGACTGAGGAAGAGGAGAACatactaaaatttactttagatG ATCTAACTGATTTCTATACTCCTCCTCCATCACCACCTGTGCCTGAAGAAAACTTGTTTGTTGACTTACCTCTTGCATTCATTCCCTTTCCAAGTCCTCTTAAAGACtggaattga